The proteins below are encoded in one region of Nakamurella flava:
- the ileS gene encoding isoleucine--tRNA ligase, which yields MTTSPDPGTHRYPAVPSHPDFPALEHQVLDFWKTDDTFVASVEQRAAGENGANEFVFYDGPPFANGLPHYGHLLTGYVKDVVPRYRTMRGHRVERRFGWDTHGLPAEVEAERQLGIKHKSEIESMGIAQFNDACRESVLRYTHEWQEYVTRQARWVDFENDYKTLDLDYMESVMWAFKTLWDKGLVYEGYRVLWYCTRCETPLSATETKMDDTYRSRQDPAVTVALRLRSDDDRLDGVQALIWTTTPWTLPSNLAAAVNAEVDYVVVQPGPDAPAQGRFLLAAARVGAYARELGEDPEVLATFSGAQLVGTRYTPPFGFFEGRPNAHQVLSADYVTTEDGTGVVHIAPAFGEEDKAVTDAADIEVVNPVDPQGKFTSLVPTYEGFHVFDANIPIMADLKTAGKLIRRETYEHPYPHCWRCDTPLIQRAVSSWFVAVTQFRDRMVELNQQITWVPTHIKDGQFGKWLEGARDWSISRNRFWGSPIPVWTSDDPQYPRVDVYGSLDELEADFGVRPEDLHRPYVDELTRPNPDDPTGRSTMRRVPEVLDCWFESGSMPYAQVHYPFENRTWFEHHYPGDFIVEYNGQTRGWFYTMHVLATALFDRPAFSTCVAHGIVLGDDGQKMSKSRRNYPDVGQVFERDGSDAMRWFLMSSPILRGADLVVTEAGIREGVRQALLPLWNTWSFLSLYAGASGVVGRSRPAGESSDDVLDRYILAKTAELRDTLTAQLDAFDIAGACATLRGYLEVLTNWYIRRSRERFWADDQNAFDTLHTVLEVVCRLAAPLLPLTTEQVWQGLTGGRSVHLTDWPAADELPHDEALVAAMDAVRDVASVALSVRKAEKLRVRQPLAAMTVAVAEPAALEPFAALLADEVNVRAVAVEPMAEDDARVTRRLTVNARAAGPRLGKQVQQVIKASKAGDWSVADDGAVVCGGIALAEGEFTLELAATGGSAAIGLLRSGGFVALETALDDDLVAEGIVRDVVRGVQDVRKQIGLQVSDRIRLTVTSPSDVVRAAVGTRQDWLAEQVLAADVVVVGGDAAADAADSADAAGSAVVTVGTGVDARVGVSVDRA from the coding sequence ATGACCACCAGCCCGGATCCCGGTACCCACCGCTATCCCGCGGTGCCGTCGCATCCCGACTTCCCCGCCCTGGAACACCAGGTCCTCGACTTCTGGAAGACCGACGACACGTTCGTCGCCTCCGTGGAGCAGCGCGCGGCGGGTGAGAACGGCGCCAACGAGTTCGTCTTCTACGACGGCCCACCGTTCGCCAACGGCCTGCCGCACTACGGCCACCTGCTCACGGGTTACGTCAAGGACGTCGTCCCGCGCTACCGGACGATGCGTGGGCACCGGGTCGAACGGCGGTTCGGGTGGGACACCCACGGGCTGCCGGCCGAGGTGGAGGCCGAACGGCAGCTCGGCATCAAGCACAAGTCCGAGATCGAATCGATGGGCATCGCCCAGTTCAACGACGCCTGCCGCGAGTCGGTGCTGCGCTACACCCACGAGTGGCAGGAGTACGTCACCCGGCAGGCCCGCTGGGTCGACTTCGAGAACGACTACAAGACCCTCGATCTCGACTACATGGAATCCGTCATGTGGGCGTTCAAGACCCTGTGGGACAAGGGTCTGGTCTACGAGGGCTACCGGGTGCTCTGGTACTGCACCCGCTGCGAGACGCCCCTGTCGGCCACCGAGACCAAGATGGACGACACCTACCGGTCCCGTCAGGACCCGGCCGTCACCGTCGCGCTGCGGCTGCGCTCCGACGACGACCGGCTCGACGGCGTCCAGGCCCTGATCTGGACGACCACCCCGTGGACGCTGCCGTCCAACCTCGCCGCCGCGGTCAACGCCGAGGTCGACTACGTCGTCGTCCAGCCCGGCCCCGACGCCCCCGCGCAGGGCCGGTTCCTGCTGGCCGCCGCCCGGGTCGGCGCCTACGCCCGCGAGCTGGGCGAGGACCCCGAGGTGCTGGCCACCTTCTCCGGCGCGCAGCTGGTCGGGACCCGGTACACCCCGCCGTTCGGCTTCTTCGAGGGGCGGCCGAACGCCCATCAGGTGCTCTCGGCCGACTACGTCACCACCGAGGACGGCACCGGCGTCGTGCACATCGCGCCGGCCTTCGGTGAGGAGGACAAGGCGGTCACCGACGCCGCCGACATCGAGGTGGTCAACCCGGTCGACCCGCAGGGCAAGTTCACCTCGCTGGTCCCGACCTACGAGGGCTTCCACGTCTTCGACGCCAACATCCCGATCATGGCCGACCTCAAGACGGCCGGGAAGCTCATCCGCCGCGAGACCTACGAGCACCCGTACCCGCACTGCTGGCGCTGCGACACCCCGCTCATCCAGCGGGCCGTGTCGTCGTGGTTCGTGGCCGTCACCCAGTTCCGGGACCGGATGGTCGAGCTCAACCAGCAGATCACCTGGGTGCCGACGCACATCAAGGACGGCCAGTTCGGCAAGTGGCTGGAGGGCGCGCGCGACTGGTCGATCTCCCGCAACCGGTTCTGGGGTTCGCCGATCCCGGTGTGGACCTCGGACGACCCGCAGTACCCGCGGGTCGACGTCTACGGCTCGCTGGACGAGCTGGAGGCCGACTTCGGGGTTCGACCCGAGGATCTGCACCGCCCGTACGTCGACGAGCTGACCCGGCCGAACCCGGACGACCCGACCGGGCGCTCGACCATGCGCCGGGTGCCCGAGGTGCTCGACTGCTGGTTCGAGTCCGGCTCGATGCCGTACGCGCAGGTGCACTACCCGTTCGAGAACCGCACCTGGTTCGAGCACCACTACCCCGGCGACTTCATCGTCGAGTACAACGGCCAGACCCGCGGCTGGTTCTACACGATGCACGTGCTGGCCACCGCGCTGTTCGACCGGCCCGCGTTCAGCACGTGCGTGGCCCACGGCATCGTGCTCGGCGACGACGGCCAAAAGATGAGCAAGTCGCGGCGCAACTACCCCGACGTCGGGCAGGTCTTCGAACGCGACGGCAGCGACGCGATGCGCTGGTTCCTGATGTCGTCCCCGATCCTGCGGGGCGCGGATCTCGTCGTCACCGAGGCCGGCATCCGCGAGGGCGTCCGGCAGGCACTGCTTCCGCTGTGGAACACCTGGTCGTTCTTGTCGCTCTACGCCGGGGCATCCGGTGTGGTGGGTCGGTCGCGGCCGGCGGGGGAGTCGTCCGACGATGTGCTGGACCGCTACATCCTGGCCAAGACGGCCGAGCTGCGGGACACCCTCACCGCTCAGCTCGACGCGTTCGACATCGCCGGGGCGTGCGCGACGCTGCGCGGCTACCTGGAGGTGCTCACCAACTGGTACATCCGCCGGTCCCGGGAGCGGTTTTGGGCCGACGACCAGAACGCGTTCGACACCCTGCACACCGTCCTGGAGGTGGTGTGCCGGCTGGCCGCGCCGCTGCTGCCGCTGACCACCGAGCAGGTCTGGCAGGGGCTGACCGGTGGCCGGTCGGTGCACCTGACCGACTGGCCGGCCGCCGACGAGCTGCCGCACGACGAGGCCCTGGTCGCCGCCATGGACGCGGTCCGTGACGTCGCCTCGGTCGCGCTGTCGGTCCGCAAGGCCGAGAAGCTCCGGGTGCGGCAGCCGCTGGCCGCGATGACCGTCGCGGTGGCCGAGCCGGCCGCGCTGGAGCCGTTCGCGGCGCTGCTGGCCGACGAGGTCAACGTCCGCGCCGTCGCCGTCGAGCCGATGGCCGAGGACGACGCCCGGGTGACCCGCCGGCTCACCGTCAACGCCCGCGCCGCAGGTCCGCGGCTGGGCAAGCAGGTGCAGCAGGTCATCAAGGCGTCCAAGGCGGGGGACTGGTCGGTCGCCGACGACGGCGCCGTGGTCTGCGGCGGCATCGCGCTGGCCGAGGGCGAGTTCACCCTGGAGCTCGCGGCCACCGGCGGTTCGGCCGCGATCGGTCTGCTGCGTTCCGGCGGCTTCGTCGCCCTGGAGACCGCGCTCGACGACGACCTGGTCGCCGAGGGCATCGTCCGGGACGTGGTCCGCGGGGTGCAGGACGTGCGCAAGCAGATCGGCCTGCAGGTCTCCGACCGGATCCGGCTGACCGTCACGTCCCCGTCCGATGTCGTTCGCGCCGCGGTCGGGACTCGGCAGGACTGGCTGGCCGAGCAGGTGCTGGCCGCCGACGTTGTCGTGGTCGGTGGTGATGCCGCAGCCGATGCCGCCGACTCGGCGGACGCCGCCGGGTCGGCCGTCGTCACCGTCGGTACCGGCGTGGACGCCCGGGTCGGGGTGAGCGTCGACCGGGCCTGA
- a CDS encoding GNAT family N-acetyltransferase, with the protein MHLQLKTAAGAPLAYTGHTRRPAISRSWALGMLTSVMLRVRTDADLPGCVATLHEVHRQDRYPTWWPEDPAGWLSPPGTVAAWVALDDDGSVLGHLSVVSPVEDHMVAETLGVHIDRLAAVSRLFVSPVARGRALRLGSRLLGAARGWAERSGLRLMLDVLDDGAPAVALYERCGWRLVDRRQTDWLTPEGLRHGVRVYVAP; encoded by the coding sequence GTGCACCTGCAGCTGAAGACAGCTGCAGGTGCGCCACTCGCATACACAGGTCACACTCGACGGCCGGCGATCTCGCGGTCCTGGGCGCTTGGCATGCTGACGTCCGTGATGCTCCGTGTGCGAACCGACGCCGACCTTCCTGGCTGTGTGGCGACGCTGCACGAAGTGCATCGGCAGGACCGCTACCCGACGTGGTGGCCGGAGGATCCCGCCGGGTGGCTCAGTCCGCCGGGAACGGTGGCGGCCTGGGTCGCACTCGATGACGACGGGTCCGTGCTCGGGCATCTGTCTGTCGTCAGTCCGGTCGAGGACCACATGGTGGCCGAGACGCTCGGCGTGCACATCGACCGCCTGGCCGCGGTGTCCCGCCTGTTCGTCTCGCCGGTGGCCCGGGGTCGAGCCCTGCGCCTGGGCAGCAGGTTGCTCGGTGCGGCTCGTGGCTGGGCAGAACGGTCGGGTCTCCGGCTGATGCTTGACGTGCTCGACGACGGTGCGCCGGCCGTTGCGCTCTACGAGCGGTGTGGGTGGCGGTTGGTCGATCGCCGCCAGACTGACTGGCTGACGCCGGAGGGCCTGCGACACGGGGTTCGGGTGTATGTCGCGCCTTGA
- a CDS encoding VOC family protein, with the protein MAETDPSTAPRLAMVSIDCADAAVAATFWSQLLGWQIVAQGDGYAMLTGGGQTVGFGRVPDYRPPAWPNEHGSKQFHFDLACPDMAAVEQRAVELGATTVDPQPGETWRVLIDPSGHPFCLTDAKNWG; encoded by the coding sequence ATGGCAGAGACCGATCCGAGTACCGCCCCCCGGCTGGCCATGGTCAGCATCGACTGCGCCGACGCCGCTGTGGCCGCCACCTTCTGGTCGCAGCTGCTGGGCTGGCAGATCGTCGCCCAGGGCGACGGCTACGCCATGCTCACCGGCGGCGGGCAGACCGTCGGCTTCGGCAGAGTGCCGGACTACCGACCGCCGGCCTGGCCGAACGAACACGGCAGTAAGCAGTTCCACTTCGACCTGGCCTGCCCGGACATGGCCGCCGTCGAGCAGCGGGCCGTCGAATTGGGCGCCACCACGGTCGACCCGCAGCCGGGCGAGACGTGGCGGGTGCTCATCGACCCCAGCGGCCACCCGTTCTGCCTGACCGACGCCAAGAACTGGGGCTGA
- a CDS encoding PPOX class F420-dependent oxidoreductase → MPRTIATNSHVDHDALLEFIRPRHHMVLIVPKASGGVQSSPVTGGVDEQGRIVIASYPERAKAANLRKAGHASVLVLSDDFDAAWVQVDGPGEVIELPDAVEPLVDYFRSIAGEHSDWDEYREAMTRQGKCLLRITPESWSPIATGGFPPRLAD, encoded by the coding sequence ATGCCTCGCACCATCGCGACCAATTCCCACGTCGACCATGACGCCCTGCTCGAGTTCATCCGGCCCCGGCACCACATGGTGCTGATCGTCCCCAAGGCCAGCGGTGGGGTGCAGTCCTCGCCGGTTACCGGCGGGGTCGACGAGCAGGGCCGGATCGTCATCGCCAGCTACCCGGAGCGCGCCAAGGCGGCGAACCTGCGCAAGGCCGGTCACGCGTCGGTGCTGGTGCTCTCGGACGATTTCGACGCCGCCTGGGTGCAGGTCGACGGCCCCGGGGAGGTCATCGAGCTGCCCGACGCGGTCGAGCCGCTGGTCGACTACTTCCGCAGCATCGCCGGTGAGCACTCCGACTGGGACGAATACCGCGAGGCGATGACCAGGCAGGGCAAGTGCCTGCTGCGCATCACCCCGGAGTCGTGGTCGCCCATCGCCACCGGGGGATTCCCGCCGCGGCTGGCCGACTGA
- a CDS encoding universal stress protein, giving the protein MKAVVLITEGVWEAAVDAARDAVPADASIELLHVDTGDAEHVLEGAFSGLMGRGRRSGAPTALAQDLDQATAQLLDAAAQRLGRPCEKRALKGRPERVAVAAVEGADLLVMSRDGDFSRLGPKSIGHISRFIIDHVPCQLLLVWPGSVPPVSSIPPPPPPGHKPPHEHH; this is encoded by the coding sequence ATGAAAGCGGTCGTGTTGATCACCGAAGGGGTGTGGGAGGCCGCCGTCGATGCCGCCCGCGACGCCGTCCCCGCCGACGCCAGCATCGAACTGCTGCACGTCGACACCGGGGACGCCGAACACGTTCTCGAGGGCGCGTTCTCCGGGCTGATGGGGCGGGGCCGCCGGTCCGGCGCACCGACGGCGCTGGCCCAGGACCTCGACCAGGCCACGGCCCAATTGCTGGACGCCGCGGCCCAGCGCCTCGGCCGGCCCTGCGAGAAGCGGGCCCTCAAGGGGCGCCCGGAGCGGGTCGCGGTCGCGGCCGTGGAAGGCGCCGACCTGCTGGTGATGAGCCGCGACGGCGACTTCTCCCGCCTGGGACCCAAGTCGATCGGCCACATCAGCCGGTTCATCATCGACCACGTCCCGTGTCAGCTGCTGCTGGTCTGGCCCGGCTCGGTGCCGCCGGTCTCCAGCATTCCCCCGCCGCCCCCGCCGGGGCACAAGCCGCCGCACGAGCACCACTAG
- a CDS encoding SLC13 family permease: protein MAESSPVALALTALLLAAVLVFAIVRPRGLPEAVGAVPAALLVVLVGEVSWADVGHEVESLAPTVGFLAAILILGALCEAEGVFTWAGQWCTKAAAGKPRRLLTLVFGLAAATTVVLSLDATVVLLTPVVLTTAARMRLPARPHVYASAHLANSASLLLPVSNLTNLLAFTASGLSFAGFGLVMFLPWSVCLLIEYVVFRRFFRRDLAGRSTVEPDEPGPPPVVALVVLAFTLVGFLFFEPVWPALAGAVVLGAYSLARRKTSIKPIVEAASIPFLIFVLALGVVVAAVQRSGLSDLVTAIVPTGDSLLSLLAVAGIAALLANLVNNLPAILVLLPIAAVGGPGVILAALIGVNVGPNLTYVGSLATLLWRRILIDRKEDPALGDFLRLGVLTVPACLVAATTALWLALPLVT from the coding sequence ATGGCAGAGTCCTCGCCCGTGGCTCTCGCCCTCACGGCCCTTCTGCTGGCCGCGGTTCTCGTCTTCGCCATCGTGCGCCCGCGCGGCCTCCCGGAGGCCGTCGGTGCCGTCCCGGCGGCGCTGCTCGTCGTCCTCGTCGGCGAGGTGAGTTGGGCCGACGTCGGCCATGAGGTGGAATCCCTCGCCCCCACCGTGGGGTTCCTGGCCGCGATCCTGATCCTCGGGGCGCTGTGCGAGGCCGAGGGCGTCTTCACCTGGGCCGGTCAGTGGTGTACCAAGGCGGCCGCCGGCAAGCCACGCCGGCTGTTGACCCTGGTCTTCGGACTGGCCGCGGCGACCACGGTGGTGCTGTCCCTGGACGCCACCGTCGTACTGCTCACCCCGGTGGTGTTGACCACCGCGGCTCGCATGCGGTTGCCCGCCCGGCCCCACGTCTACGCCTCGGCCCACCTGGCCAATTCGGCGTCGCTGCTGCTGCCGGTGTCGAACCTGACCAACCTGCTGGCGTTCACCGCCTCCGGGTTGTCGTTCGCCGGGTTCGGGCTGGTCATGTTCCTGCCCTGGTCGGTCTGTCTGCTCATCGAGTACGTCGTCTTCCGCCGCTTCTTCCGTCGCGACCTGGCCGGTCGGTCCACGGTCGAGCCGGACGAACCGGGACCGCCGCCGGTCGTCGCGCTCGTCGTGCTGGCGTTCACGCTGGTCGGATTCCTGTTCTTCGAGCCGGTCTGGCCGGCGCTGGCCGGTGCGGTCGTGTTGGGCGCCTACTCGCTGGCCCGGCGCAAAACGTCCATCAAGCCCATCGTCGAGGCCGCCAGCATCCCGTTCCTGATCTTCGTGCTGGCCCTCGGCGTCGTCGTCGCGGCCGTGCAGCGCAGCGGCCTGTCCGATCTGGTGACCGCCATCGTGCCGACCGGCGACTCGCTGCTCTCCCTGCTTGCCGTGGCCGGCATCGCCGCACTGCTGGCCAACCTGGTCAACAACCTGCCGGCCATCCTGGTCCTGCTGCCCATCGCCGCGGTCGGCGGGCCCGGGGTCATCCTCGCCGCGCTCATCGGCGTCAACGTCGGCCCGAACCTGACGTATGTCGGTTCGCTGGCCACGCTGCTGTGGCGGCGGATCCTCATCGACCGCAAGGAGGACCCCGCTCTGGGGGACTTCCTGCGCCTGGGAGTGCTGACCGTGCCAGCATGTCTGGTGGCGGCGACGACGGCCCTCTGGCTGGCCCTCCCGCTGGTCACCTGA
- a CDS encoding carboxylesterase/lipase family protein, protein MARFGRARRDRRAVDPDPVVITTAGPVRGRVDGAARVWRGIRYAAPPVGVRRFAPPEPPEPWTDVLDVAAFGPACPQPKNRIIDLGPGIGQDEDCLFLNVWSPVHGRDRRPVMVWVHGGAYFLGAASQPVYDGASLATAGDVVVVTINYRVGVFGFADLGGLPGTGDAFDPNPGMRDVLLALQWVQDNIAAFGGDPGEVTLFGESAGGGIVTTLLGVPSAAGLFHQAIAQSSPVTAVYGRARAATVAAAFMEELQGVLRDEAATGPSRTVPDGGPALVELLRSLPAPVLLRAGIRLFERIPTQAPGTLAFAPVIDGHLLPRSPLTSALDGTTLPVRLVIGGNRDETSAFARMQSPLIPTQEASIRAMFAAIREQNPGLTLPSEAQILTAYADSPRGTVGLGVSRDIGFRMPTLWFAQAHSRVAPVWLYRFDFSTRVFNLLKLGATHATELPYVFGTVTHRLKDITYKLGGYRAGKRLSRRMQARWLAFANHGAPDDPYTPQWPSYDEKTRATLVFDRSDRRADDLDGPLRRAWGDQALAFD, encoded by the coding sequence ATGGCCAGGTTCGGACGGGCACGACGCGACCGGCGGGCGGTCGACCCCGACCCCGTCGTGATCACCACCGCCGGTCCCGTACGAGGTCGCGTCGACGGCGCCGCGCGGGTGTGGCGGGGCATCCGCTACGCCGCCCCGCCGGTCGGCGTGCGGCGGTTCGCACCCCCGGAGCCGCCGGAACCGTGGACCGACGTCCTCGACGTGGCCGCCTTCGGTCCGGCCTGCCCCCAGCCGAAGAACCGCATCATCGACCTCGGCCCGGGCATCGGCCAGGACGAGGACTGCCTGTTCCTGAACGTCTGGTCCCCCGTGCACGGCCGGGATCGGCGCCCGGTGATGGTGTGGGTACACGGCGGCGCCTACTTCCTGGGTGCGGCCAGCCAACCGGTCTACGACGGCGCGTCCCTGGCCACGGCGGGCGATGTGGTCGTCGTGACGATCAACTACCGGGTCGGGGTGTTCGGTTTCGCCGACCTGGGTGGACTCCCGGGCACCGGCGACGCATTCGACCCGAACCCGGGAATGCGGGACGTCCTCCTGGCCCTGCAGTGGGTGCAGGACAACATCGCCGCGTTCGGCGGCGACCCGGGCGAGGTCACGCTCTTCGGGGAGTCGGCCGGTGGCGGCATCGTCACCACCCTGCTCGGGGTTCCCTCGGCGGCCGGGTTGTTCCACCAGGCCATCGCCCAGAGCTCGCCGGTCACCGCCGTCTACGGCCGGGCCCGGGCCGCCACGGTCGCCGCAGCGTTCATGGAAGAACTGCAGGGCGTCCTGCGCGACGAGGCCGCCACCGGCCCGAGCCGGACCGTCCCCGACGGCGGGCCGGCCCTCGTCGAGTTGCTGCGATCGTTGCCCGCGCCGGTGCTGCTGCGCGCCGGCATCCGCCTGTTCGAGCGCATTCCCACCCAGGCCCCGGGCACCCTGGCCTTCGCCCCGGTCATCGACGGTCACCTGCTCCCCCGCTCACCGCTGACCTCCGCGCTCGACGGCACCACGTTGCCGGTCCGGCTCGTCATCGGCGGCAATCGGGACGAGACGTCCGCGTTCGCCCGCATGCAGTCGCCGCTCATCCCCACCCAGGAGGCGAGCATCCGGGCGATGTTCGCCGCCATCCGCGAGCAGAACCCCGGGCTGACCCTGCCGTCGGAGGCGCAGATCCTGACCGCGTACGCCGACTCACCCCGAGGCACCGTCGGCCTGGGGGTCTCCCGGGACATCGGCTTCCGCATGCCCACGCTCTGGTTCGCACAGGCCCACAGCCGGGTCGCACCGGTGTGGCTCTACCGCTTCGACTTCAGCACCCGGGTCTTCAACCTGCTCAAGCTGGGTGCCACGCACGCCACCGAACTGCCCTACGTCTTCGGCACGGTGACGCACCGGTTGAAGGACATCACCTACAAGCTCGGGGGTTACCGGGCCGGAAAACGACTGTCCCGACGCATGCAGGCCCGTTGGCTGGCCTTCGCCAATCACGGGGCACCGGACGACCCGTACACCCCGCAGTGGCCGTCCTACGACGAGAAGACCCGGGCGACGCTGGTTTTCGACCGCTCCGATCGTCGGGCCGACGATCTCGACGGTCCCCTGCGCCGCGCCTGGGGCGATCAGGCGCTGGCCTTCGACTGA
- a CDS encoding GntR family transcriptional regulator, with product MALRTTSATEELALAQLGQSRRQVVQTSTPARVAEALREQISEGRFPPGARLREEAIAEALGVSRNTVREGFIELASEHLVVREPNRGVFVATLTTADVVDIFAARRTVERGAVRHAAVSPVMLSTARLALTDAMTAAQETDPPAAARADRAFHRALVAFAGSTRLNRLIKQLLAELRWVMNSSHVDPALYFAYIDDNERILEYVRKEKRAAASRLLDSVLERTEQDIVRAMALSGVTA from the coding sequence ATGGCGCTCCGAACCACCTCGGCGACCGAGGAGCTGGCCCTGGCGCAACTGGGCCAGTCCCGGCGGCAGGTCGTGCAGACATCCACCCCGGCCCGGGTGGCCGAGGCACTGCGCGAGCAGATCAGCGAGGGTCGATTTCCGCCGGGCGCACGCCTGCGCGAGGAAGCCATCGCCGAAGCGCTCGGGGTGTCCCGCAACACCGTCCGCGAGGGCTTCATCGAGTTGGCGTCCGAGCACCTGGTGGTCCGGGAACCCAACCGCGGCGTCTTCGTCGCCACCCTGACCACGGCCGACGTGGTCGACATCTTCGCCGCCCGACGCACCGTGGAACGGGGCGCCGTCCGCCACGCCGCCGTCTCCCCGGTGATGCTGTCCACCGCACGGCTGGCCCTCACCGACGCCATGACCGCGGCCCAGGAGACCGATCCACCGGCCGCCGCCCGGGCCGACCGCGCATTCCACCGCGCGCTGGTCGCGTTCGCCGGCAGCACCCGGCTGAACCGGCTCATCAAGCAACTGCTGGCCGAGCTCCGCTGGGTGATGAACTCCTCGCACGTCGACCCGGCCCTGTACTTCGCCTACATCGACGACAACGAGCGCATCCTCGAGTACGTGCGCAAGGAGAAGCGGGCGGCGGCCAGCCGACTGCTCGACTCGGTGCTGGAACGGACCGAGCAGGACATCGTTCGCGCGATGGCCCTGTCAGGAGTCACCGCCTGA
- a CDS encoding PTS mannitol transporter subunit IICB, with the protein MSTTTQPGGARVAVQKFGTFLSGMIMPNIGAFIAWGLITALFIEKGWLPVDKIGGWGDYADGGLVGPMVRFLLPILIAVQGGRMIYGTRGAVVGGIATMGAIMATTQPMFLGAMIFGPLAAWLMKKVDAIWDGKIKPGFEMLVNNFSAGILGGALAIFGLYIFGPIVEWVSNRFGDGVNWLVEHSLLPLASIIIEPAKVLFLNNALNHGVLTPLALQQSSEQGKSILFLLEANPGPGAGLLLAFCVFGVGMARSTAPAALVIQFFGGIHEIYFPYVLMKPVLILAMIASGAVGILTLVIFNAGLTGPAAPGSIIAALANTPADSLVGVILSVVLSAATSFILASIILRANRRSMLAAEEAEGGGLAAATSQMEAMKGKKSSVSGVLNREALDEASASGMTPAQMDAADGMHRTGGGTSVAARPISKIVFACDAGMGSSAMGASVLRNKIKKAGFGDVSVTNVAIANLTDDIDLIVTQETLTPRAKGMAPSAEHVSVSNFMNSPRYDEIVAKLRETNGSPTA; encoded by the coding sequence GTGAGCACGACAACTCAGCCGGGCGGCGCCCGGGTCGCCGTTCAGAAGTTCGGGACGTTCCTGTCCGGGATGATCATGCCGAATATCGGTGCGTTCATCGCGTGGGGTTTGATCACGGCCCTGTTCATCGAGAAGGGCTGGTTGCCGGTCGACAAGATCGGTGGGTGGGGTGACTACGCCGACGGCGGTCTGGTCGGCCCGATGGTGCGGTTCCTGTTGCCGATCCTGATCGCGGTGCAGGGTGGCCGGATGATCTATGGCACCCGGGGTGCGGTGGTCGGCGGTATCGCGACGATGGGCGCGATCATGGCCACGACGCAGCCGATGTTCCTGGGGGCGATGATCTTCGGTCCGTTGGCGGCGTGGTTGATGAAGAAGGTCGACGCGATCTGGGACGGCAAGATCAAGCCGGGTTTTGAGATGTTGGTGAACAATTTCTCGGCCGGCATCCTGGGTGGGGCGTTGGCGATCTTCGGCCTGTACATTTTCGGGCCGATCGTGGAGTGGGTGTCCAACCGGTTCGGTGACGGGGTGAATTGGCTGGTCGAGCACAGTCTGCTGCCGTTGGCCAGCATCATCATCGAGCCGGCCAAGGTGTTGTTCCTGAACAATGCGCTCAACCATGGGGTGTTGACGCCGTTGGCGTTGCAGCAGTCCTCCGAGCAGGGTAAGTCGATCCTGTTCCTGCTGGAGGCCAACCCGGGTCCGGGTGCGGGTCTGCTGCTCGCGTTCTGTGTGTTCGGGGTGGGGATGGCCCGTAGCACGGCGCCGGCGGCGTTGGTGATCCAGTTCTTCGGCGGTATCCACGAGATCTATTTCCCGTACGTGCTGATGAAGCCGGTCCTGATCCTGGCGATGATCGCCTCGGGTGCGGTGGGGATCCTGACCCTGGTCATCTTCAATGCGGGGTTGACCGGGCCGGCGGCGCCGGGGTCGATCATCGCGGCGTTGGCCAACACGCCGGCGGACTCGCTGGTGGGCGTGATCTTGTCGGTGGTGTTGTCGGCGGCGACGTCGTTCATCCTGGCTTCGATCATTCTGCGGGCCAACCGGCGGAGCATGCTCGCGGCGGAGGAGGCCGAGGGCGGTGGGTTGGCCGCGGCCACTTCGCAGATGGAGGCCATGAAGGGCAAGAAGTCGTCGGTGTCGGGGGTGCTGAACCGGGAGGCTCTGGACGAGGCGTCGGCGTCGGGGATGACGCCCGCGCAGATGGACGCGGCCGATGGGATGCACCGCACCGGGGGTGGCACGAGTGTGGCGGCCCGGCCGATCAGCAAGATCGTGTTCGCCTGTGATGCCGGGATGGGCTCGAGTGCGATGGGCGCGTCGGTGTTGCGGAACAAGATCAAGAAGGCCGGTTTCGGTGATGTCAGCGTGACCAATGTGGCGATCGCGAACCTGACCGATGACATCGATCTGATCGTCACCCAGGAGACGTTGACCCCGCGGGCTAAAGGCATGGCGCCCAGCGCCGAACACGTCTCGGTCAGCAACTTCATGAACAGCCCGCGGTACGACGAGATCGTCGCCAAGTTGCGGGAGACCAACGGCAGCCCGACCGCCTGA
- a CDS encoding PTS sugar transporter subunit IIA codes for MSDILNPEMIRVPGTARDRDGAIREAGQILVDAGAATQGYIDAMFQREELVSTYMGNCLAIPHGTNEATGHVFRSALSVVKYEWPIDWDGNEVRFAVGVAGYEGGHLEVLSKIAIVFSREREVAKLIAAESAEELYRLLLSVNED; via the coding sequence ATGAGCGACATCCTGAACCCCGAGATGATCCGGGTCCCCGGCACCGCCCGCGACCGGGACGGGGCCATCCGTGAGGCCGGTCAGATCCTGGTCGACGCGGGTGCGGCCACCCAGGGCTACATCGACGCGATGTTCCAGCGCGAGGAACTGGTCTCGACCTACATGGGCAATTGCCTGGCGATCCCGCACGGGACGAACGAGGCGACCGGCCACGTCTTCCGGTCGGCGCTGTCGGTGGTGAAGTACGAGTGGCCCATCGACTGGGACGGCAACGAGGTGCGGTTCGCCGTCGGGGTCGCCGGTTACGAAGGAGGGCACCTGGAGGTGCTCTCCAAGATCGCCATCGTCTTCAGCCGCGAACGCGAGGTCGCCAAGCTCATCGCTGCGGAGTCCGCCGAAGAGCTGTACCGGCTGTTGCTGTCGGTGAACGAGGACTGA